The stretch of DNA CGCAACGTTCCCTCCAGTCGCGAGAACCTGCTCTACTACGTACAGAAGAAGCACATGGCGACCCCGGAGGCCCAGGCGCTGGCGGAGCAGCGCTCGCTGGACGAAGCAGCCTGCGGCATCCGCCGCTTCGATAGCCAGCACGGGCTGGACTCGGAAGTCCAGGTGATCCAGCTGGACCAGGTCCGCCCGGAATGGGTTGATCCGAGGCTGCGCCTGCCCGGCCTAGATGCCCTGCGGCGAAGCGAGGCCGTGATCATCAACATTGACTACCCGCTGGGCATGGCCGCCTATCTGATCCTGACGTACATCGCAAGCCGGGCAAGCCGGCTGCTGGGGGTGTACGCCATGGGCAAGGCTGCCACGCTGAACGGCGTGATCGGTGACGTGATGATCTCTTCGGTCGTGCACGATGAGCAGTCGCAGAACACTTACCTGCTGGACAACTGCTTCAGCGCGGCCGACCTTGGCGAAGACCTCGTCTACGGCACGGTGATTGACAATCAGAAGACCGTCAGCGTTCGCGGTACTTTCCTCCAGACGCCACGCTACATGGACGTCTTCTACCGTGAGGGCTATACCGTGATTGAGATGGAGGCCGGCCCCTACCTGTCGGCGATCTACGAGCTCTGGCGCCCGAAGCGCTACCCCTCGAACGAGATCGTCGACATGCATCACCTTCCGTTTGATGTGGGTTTCCTGCATTACGCTTCCGACACCCCGCTCAGCAAAGGCCGGAACCTGGGAGCCGGAGCCCTTTCGTACTTTGGCATGGACCCGACCTATTCCACGAGCCTAGCGATCCTGAAGCGCATCTTCTCACTGGAGATCTCGCGCCTGCAAGGCGCCGGCGACGACAGACCGGGGGAAGCGGTGGTCCGGCGGTGAGGGGAACCATGACCGCGGTTGGAGCCTCGGCCTATCGCGTAGATGCGGTGGGAAAGGTGACGGGCAGCGCCTTGTACCCCGGGGATCTCAGCCGGCCGGACCAGGCGTGGATGAAGATCCTGTTCGCCGGCCGGCCGCACGCCATCGTGCACAGCATTGACACGTCTGAAGCCGAGGCCGGCCCGGGTGTGCTGGCCGTGCTGACGGCCAAGGATGTGCCGGTCAACGAATACGGGCTGATCGTGCCGGACCAGCCCGTGCTGTGCGGACCAGGTTCGTCCAAAGCGGGCGGCGACCGAGTACGCTTCGTTGGCGACCAGGTGGCACTAGTGGTGGCCGAGACGGAAGCCCAGGCAGCCGAGGCCCTCAAGCGCATTCGAGTCGAGTATCACGACCTGCCTGCCTTGCTGGATCCGGTGGAGGCGATGCGGCCCGAGGCGGTGCGAGTCCACCCCGAGCTGGAAAGCAACGTCTTCGGACATTTCCGCATCCGCAAGGGCGACGTCGATCGGGCGTTGGCCGCCGCCGATGTCGTGATCGAAGCAGAGTACCGCACGCCGGCTCAGGAGCATGCCTACCTGCAGCCCGAAGCCGGGCTGGCCTACGTCGCCGAAGACGGCCGAGTGACGGTCGAGGTCGGTGGACAGTGGGTGCACGAAGACCGGGAGCAAATCGCCCACGCCCTGGGGCTGCCCGAAGACCAGGTGAGGGTGATCTACCCGGCGATCGGCGGCGCGTTTGGGGGCCGGGAGGACATGTCGGTCCAGATCGTCCTGGCGCTGGCCGCCTGGCGGTTGCACCAGCGTGGGATCCGCCGCCCGGTCAAGATCATCTGGTCCAGGGAAGAATCGATTGTGGGCCACCACAAGCGTCACCCATTTGTCCTCCGCGCCCGGTGGGGCGCCACGGCCGCGGGACAGGTGGTGGCTGCGCGCTGTGAGGTCATTCAGGACGGCGGCGCCTATGCCTACACCTCGACCAAGGTCCTCGGCAATGCCACGTTGATGTGCACCGGGCCGTACGAGATCGAGAACGTCTCGGTGGACTCGTATTCGGTGTACACCAATCATCTGCCCAACGGCGCCTTCCGCGGTTTCGGAGGGCCGCAGGCGGCGTACGCCGCCGAATGTCAGATGAACAAACTTGCCGAGCGGCTGGGGCTCGATCCGGTCGAGATCCGGCGCCGAAACCTCCTGCAGGAAGGCTCCTTGCTTTCCGTCGGCAGTCCGCTGCCGGCAGGTGTGACGATCGCCAAGGTGGTCGAGACCTGCGCGGCTACGGCCGGCTGGAGGGCGTCCTCGGCAGGCTGGAAGGGGCCGAAGACCCGGCCGGCTGCCGAAAGCCATCTGCGGCGGGGGATCGGGTTCGCATGCGCCTACAAGAACGTCGGCTTCTCCTTCGGGGCGCCGGAGCAGTGTATGGCGACGATTGAGCTGCGCGGCGGGGCGGAGATCGAGGAGGCGTTTCTGTACCACGCCGCGGCAGAGGTCGGGCAGGGTGCCCACACGGTGCTGGCGCAGATGGCTGCCCAGGCGCTCAACCTGCCGGTCGAGCGAGTGCGCCTGGTGACCGCCGACACGGCTCAGACCGGAAACTCGGGCTCGGTTTCAGCGTCGCGCATGACGTTCATGGCCGGCAACGCCATCCGCGGAGCGGCCCAGGCGGCCCTCGAACGCTGGCAGGCCGAGGACCGACCGGCGCGCGCATCTTACCGGTATGTCCCTCCCGCGACCACCGCCTTCGATCCTCAGACCGGGCGCTGCGATCCAAACTTCGCCTATGGCTATGTCGCCGAGGCGGTCACGGTCGAGGTCGACATCGAAACCGGCGCCCTCAGAATCCTAGACGTGGTCTGTGCCGATGATGTAGGCAAGGCGATCAACCCTCAGGCCGTGCGCGGGCAGATCGAGGGCGCCATCGTCCAGGCACAGGGGTATGCCATGCTCGAGAACTTCCAGCAGCCCGGCGGATACGTGCAGACCGCCCACCTGTCGACCTACCTGATCCCTACGATCCTCGACATCCCGGACCGGGTGCGAAGCGTGGTTCTGGAGGAAGCCGATCCGCGCGGGCCGTGGGGGGCGCGGGGCATGGGCGAGATGCCCTACCTTCCCCTGACACCCGCCGTTGTGGCCGCCGTTCACGACGCCACTGGGGTGTGGTTCGATTCGTTCCCCCTGACGCCCGAGCGCGTGCTCAGCGGGCTGCAGGCCTCCGCCGCGGCGTGATGGACCCCGCACCATTCATCCTGCTGCGGGGCGGAGGGGACCTGGCCAGTGGCGTGGCGGTACGTCTGTTCCGCTGCGGGTTCCGCCTGCTGATCACCGAACTGCCGCAGCCACGCGCCATCCGACGGCTGGTGTCCTTCGCCCAGGCGGTGTACGCTGGAAGTGCGCAGGTCGAAGGGATTACGGCCACTCTGATCGGAGAGGCACAGGCGGCGTTTCAGGCCGCCTCGGAGGGGGAGATCCCGGTCCTGGTCGATCCGGCCGCCGACGTGCGGCGCAGCCTGAAATTTGCGGCAATCGTCGATGGACGGATGCGCAAACAACCTCCCGAGATCGGCCTGGAGGCCGCACCGGTCATGATCGGGTTGGGCCCCGGGTTCACCGCCGGCATCGACTGCCATGCGGTGGTGGAAACGCAGCGCGGGCACCGTTTAGGCCGGGTGATCTGGCAAGGCCCGGCTGCGCCTGACACTGGCCAGCCGGGCATGATCGCCGGCCAGGCTGAAGGGCGCCTCCTGCGAGCGCCGGGCGAGGGGCGCATACAGGCAAGGGTCCCGTTGGGCTCGTCAGTTGCTGCCGGCCAGACCGTGGCCGAGATCGGCCCCCATCAGGTCGTGGCGCCCTTCGCCGGAGTGGTCCGCGGCCTGCTGCACGATGGCCTTCTCGTCGCCGCCGGTGAGAAGATCGGCGATGTGGATCCGCGCGGGAAGCCCGAGTACTGCCGCGAGGTCTCCGACAAGGCGCTGGCAGTGGCTGGGGGCGTGCTGGAGGCCCTATTGACTCAGCCCGAGATTCGGCTGGCACTCCGAGGCTGACGTGCGGCTCAGCGAGGCGCTGCGCATCTCCCCCAGAGTCTCGTGCGCCTTCGTCGGCGCCGGCGGCAAGTCCGCTCTGATGGGGCGAGTTGCTGCGGAGCTGGCCGGCGACATGCCCATCGTGCTGAGCACCACCACCCGGATCGCCCTGCACCAGCGCCAACTGGCGACGAACCACTTGATCCTGCAGGACAAGCTTGAGCTCGCCACACTCCGCCCGTTCCTGGAGGGCCCCGGCACGATCCTGCTCACCGGACGAGTGGCGCCGGGGGAGCCGAAGTGGCTCGGGCTGGATCCCGCCATCCTCGAAGGGGTCCGGAAGATGGTCAGCCAAGCCGGAGGGGTGCTGCTGATCGAGGCCGACGGCGCCAAAGGGCGCTCGCTCAAGGCCCCAGCCGATCACGAGCCGGCGATCCCGCCCTTCACCGATCTAGTTGTCGTGGTCGCCGGGATGGACGCCGTCGGCCAGCCGATCCGCTCGGACTCGGTCCACCGCCCGGAGCGAGTCGCCGCCCTGCTGGGCGCAGACGAGAGCGAGATCCTTACGCCGGCGGCCATCGGACTGCTCCTGGCATCGGCAGAGGGTGGCCTGCAGTCCGTTCCGCGTGCGGCGGAAGTCCGGGTGACCCTCAACAAGGTGGAGGACGATTCGTCTGAGGCCGATGCCCGGCAGGTAGCCGCCCAGGTCCTCAAGGAAAGCCGGGTGCGGGCCGCGGTGCTGGCATCCGCCTTGGGAGCACAGGCCGTGCGGTCCGTCATCGGCCGCGTGCCCGGGGTAGTTCTTGCGGCCGGGGGCTCACGGCGGATAGGGCGGTCGAAGCAGCTGATCCCATGGAAAGGCAAACCGCTGGTCTGGCACGCAGTGCAGACCGCCCGGCGCGCCGGGCTGGATCCGTTGGTCGTCGTGGTCGGGCCGGACTCGGCCGGGGTCAGGCAAGCCCTGAGCGATCAGCCCGTCGTGTTTGTCGAGAACCCAAGCTGGGCGCAAGGGCAAAGCACTTCGGTGCAAGCCGGGCTGCGATCGGTCGAGCGCGTCGCCGAAGCTGTGGTCTTCCTCCTGTGCGACACGCCGTTGGTGACACCGGAGCTCATTCAGGGGCTGATCGGGGAACACCAGCAGACGCTCACCCCGATCGTCGCTCCCCGGATCGAAGGCCGCTGGGCGAATCCGGTGCTGTTTGACCGGGTGACCTTCGAGGCGTTCGCCGCCCTGCGCGGCGACATCGGCGGGCGGGAGCTGTTCGAACGCTTCCGCATGGCAGGCATCTCCGCCGATCCGCGCATCGGCCTGGATATCGACACCTCGGCCGATCTGCGCAAGCTGGAGAGCGGCGGTTGATGGAATGCATCCTGAGCGATTTCCGCAGGTCGTCGAGATCCACCATGCTATAATCCGGCGAAATCGCCGGGGTGCATTTTCCCCGCCTGGCGCAACCCTCGTCGGCGTCGGCTGACCCGCT from Anaerolineales bacterium encodes:
- the yqeC gene encoding selenium cofactor biosynthesis protein YqeC, with the translated sequence MRLSEALRISPRVSCAFVGAGGKSALMGRVAAELAGDMPIVLSTTTRIALHQRQLATNHLILQDKLELATLRPFLEGPGTILLTGRVAPGEPKWLGLDPAILEGVRKMVSQAGGVLLIEADGAKGRSLKAPADHEPAIPPFTDLVVVVAGMDAVGQPIRSDSVHRPERVAALLGADESEILTPAAIGLLLASAEGGLQSVPRAAEVRVTLNKVEDDSSEADARQVAAQVLKESRVRAAVLASALGAQAVRSVIGRVPGVVLAAGGSRRIGRSKQLIPWKGKPLVWHAVQTARRAGLDPLVVVVGPDSAGVRQALSDQPVVFVENPSWAQGQSTSVQAGLRSVERVAEAVVFLLCDTPLVTPELIQGLIGEHQQTLTPIVAPRIEGRWANPVLFDRVTFEAFAALRGDIGGRELFERFRMAGISADPRIGLDIDTSADLRKLESGG
- a CDS encoding xanthine dehydrogenase family protein molybdopterin-binding subunit, with product MTAVGASAYRVDAVGKVTGSALYPGDLSRPDQAWMKILFAGRPHAIVHSIDTSEAEAGPGVLAVLTAKDVPVNEYGLIVPDQPVLCGPGSSKAGGDRVRFVGDQVALVVAETEAQAAEALKRIRVEYHDLPALLDPVEAMRPEAVRVHPELESNVFGHFRIRKGDVDRALAAADVVIEAEYRTPAQEHAYLQPEAGLAYVAEDGRVTVEVGGQWVHEDREQIAHALGLPEDQVRVIYPAIGGAFGGREDMSVQIVLALAAWRLHQRGIRRPVKIIWSREESIVGHHKRHPFVLRARWGATAAGQVVAARCEVIQDGGAYAYTSTKVLGNATLMCTGPYEIENVSVDSYSVYTNHLPNGAFRGFGGPQAAYAAECQMNKLAERLGLDPVEIRRRNLLQEGSLLSVGSPLPAGVTIAKVVETCAATAGWRASSAGWKGPKTRPAAESHLRRGIGFACAYKNVGFSFGAPEQCMATIELRGGAEIEEAFLYHAAAEVGQGAHTVLAQMAAQALNLPVERVRLVTADTAQTGNSGSVSASRMTFMAGNAIRGAAQAALERWQAEDRPARASYRYVPPATTAFDPQTGRCDPNFAYGYVAEAVTVEVDIETGALRILDVVCADDVGKAINPQAVRGQIEGAIVQAQGYAMLENFQQPGGYVQTAHLSTYLIPTILDIPDRVRSVVLEEADPRGPWGARGMGEMPYLPLTPAVVAAVHDATGVWFDSFPLTPERVLSGLQASAAA
- the yqeB gene encoding selenium-dependent molybdenum cofactor biosynthesis protein YqeB, yielding MDPAPFILLRGGGDLASGVAVRLFRCGFRLLITELPQPRAIRRLVSFAQAVYAGSAQVEGITATLIGEAQAAFQAASEGEIPVLVDPAADVRRSLKFAAIVDGRMRKQPPEIGLEAAPVMIGLGPGFTAGIDCHAVVETQRGHRLGRVIWQGPAAPDTGQPGMIAGQAEGRLLRAPGEGRIQARVPLGSSVAAGQTVAEIGPHQVVAPFAGVVRGLLHDGLLVAAGEKIGDVDPRGKPEYCREVSDKALAVAGGVLEALLTQPEIRLALRG